The nucleotide window GCAATACCCTCTCGATGAAGTTATCTACCGTTGTCCCAAATGTAGCGAATTGCTTCAGGTTCAACATGACCTTGAGGCTCTCAAAGATCAAAGTGCAGAAGAGTGGAAAGAGCTCTTCAACAAACGGCATCGCACCACCGAGTGGCCTTTTGGAAGTGGCGTCTGGGGCAAAAAAGAATGGGTGGCGCCTGGCGTAAGTGATGATCATGTAGTCTCGCTTCATGAAGGTGGGACCAATCTTTTTTGGGCCAGTCGCTATGGCAAATCACTTGGCCTGGATGACTTATGGATTAAACTTTGTGGCAATAGCCATACAGGCTCCTTTAAAGATCTAGGAATGACCGTGCTTGTTAGCGTGGTCAATCAAATGATCGCCGATGGCAAGCCTATCCGCGCCATTGCCTGCGCATCGACTGGCGATACCTCCGCAGCACTGGCTGCTTACTGCGCGGCAGCCGGCATACGCTCGGTTGTTCTGCTACCCAAAGGCAAGATCACCACCGCGCAACTCGTGCAACCTTTGGCCAATGGCTCAACTGTCTGCGCCTTGGACACTGACTTTGATGGTTGCATGAGCATTGTGCAGCGTCTGGCCACCGAACCCGGTGTCTACCTCGCCAATTCCATGAACTCCTTACGGCTTGAAGGGCAAAAAACAGTCGCTATCGAAGTGGTGCAGCAATTCGACTGGCAAGTGCCTGATTGGGTGATTATCCCCGGCGGAAATCTTGGTAACGTCTCAGCGCTGGGAGCAGGCTTTGATATGATGCTCAACTTGGGTCTTATCACAAAGCGGCCACGCATTTGCGTTGCACAAGCCCAAGCGGCAAATCCTCTTTATCTCGCCTACAAAAAGGGTTGGGACAGCTTTGAGCCCATGCTGGCACAAAACACCGAAGCCAGTGCGATTCGCATTGGCAACCCAGTCTCGATTCGCCGGGCGATTCGTACGCTCAAGAGCTACAACGGCGTGGTTGAGCAAGCCAGTGAACAAGAGCTGGCTTCCGCAGCAGCCTCTGCCGATCGCACCGGCACCTACGCCTGTCCGCACACCGGAGTCGCCCTTGCGGCCCTGGAAAAACTTGTTGCTCGTAAAGAAATAAAACAAAAAGATAAAGTCGTTGTGATCTCAACCGCCAATGGCCTGAAATTCAGTGAATTTAAAGTGCGCTACCACGAAAGCAAAATTGAAGGCGTAACCAGCACTCTAGCCAATCAACCCATCGATTTGCCCAATGACTATGATTCGGTACGCGGAGCTGTGTTGGGTGCACTCGATAAAAGCTGATCAAGCATCAAGCGCTGCTCGCGACGAAGATTGACTAAGCGCACTCGAATCCGAAACATGCCCTCCGTGGCGTCTTTTTTTGTGCAGTCAATCGTTCGGCCATTGAGCTCCATGCTTCCGCCATCATGCTCCAACACAAAGGCGATGGGGGAGCCTGGCGCATGCGCTCGAGGAAGCTCAATGCGAATCACTTCACCGCTTAGGCCCAACGCTTGTCCATGATCATCCTGAGAAACAATACGATGCAAGGTCTATCTCCTATGTTTTTGCATGACTTGACGGGCTTCTTTTTTATCAAGATCCCGCTTGATTTCTTCTCGCTTATCGCGCTTGGCACGCCCTTTACCTAAACCCAGCTCAACTTTGGCGTGGCCGTTTTTAAAATACACGCTGAGCGGGACTAAGGTGTAGCCACGGATCGTTAGTCGTGTGTGAAGCTTTTCAAGCTCGCGCCGGTGCAAGAGCAACTTGCGCACTCGAGTGGGTTCGTGACCAAAAGCTGTGGCCTGCTCGTAAGGGGCGATATGCATTTTGTACAAAAACAGCTCATCGCCATGAAAGCCAGCATAGGAGCCTTCGAGATCACCGCGCCGGTTGCGCAAACTTTTAACTTCCGAGCCTACAAGCACTAAACCGGCTTCGAGCTTTTCTTCTATCTCATAAAGCTTGCGTGCTTTTGGGTTGCGACAGACCAACAGGTCCGCTTTTTTGTCGCTTTCTTTTTTCTTTTGCTTAGCCATGCTTTTAGTCACCGCGCGCGAGCACCAGGGTATATACCTTTTTCGCGCCTTGCGCCCGAAGTGCTCCAGCCGATTCGCTCAGAGTCGCTCCGGTGCTTCGTACATCATCTATAAGTAGGATGCGAAGCCCTTTTACATCATTTGTGGCTCTAAAAGCACCCTGAACGTTAGAAATACGGGCTAAGCCACCTAGGCCGACTTGAGGAACCGTATCCCTAACACGCAGCAGCACACCGCAACGTAGAGGTTTTTTTATCGAGCGTGCCACAGCCCGGGCTAATAGCGCACATTGGTTATACCCCCTTTGCCTCAATCGCCTTGCGTGCAGTGGCACAGGGACCACGATATCCACTAAAGGCTGATAGGTATGAACTTGCTCGCACAACAAAGAACGCAGAGCTTTCGCATAGTCAGTGCGGCTTTTGTATTTGAAACTTTTTATGCCCTCCGCCAAAGGTCCGCCGTACAAAATAAGTGCAGCGTTAATCGCTGGAGCTTTGTCTTGTTTGCTGTTTAGCCGCTCCAGCAGTGGTTCACACACTTCGCAAAAGCCATCAAATCCCGCCGGATGCTCGACGTCGCATCCGGGACAGCAACGTGGTGCGAGCAAGTCCAAGCACGCGGCAAAAAAACTTTTGATATTTTTCCAAAACACCGAAGCTTATCGGCACAAAACCAGTAAAGTTGCTCGGAGCCCTCATTTTTGCCTTTACCGCCTGCCTTCTTCGACAATCGCTCTTTCGCGTGTCACACTGTTCTGCCATGTGCAGACTGTTTGGCTTTCGAAGTGTAATTCCCTCACAAGTGCATCGCTCTTTGCTCGATGCGGAAAATGCACTGGGCCGGCAAAGCAACGCTCATCCTGACGGCTGGGGCGTGGCTTATTATTTGCAAGATACGCCGCATGTCACTAAGAGCGCATCGCGCGCTCTTGGTGATGCACTTTTTCATCGCCTCAGTGGCGTTGTCGCATCAGAGACAGTTGTCGCCCACGTGCGCAAAGCGACCGTTGGCGATATATCGGTACTCAATTGCCATCCTTTTCAATTTGGACGCTGGATTTTCGCCCACAACGGTGAAATCCCAGGCTTTGCGGAGCAACGGGAGAAATTTCTCGGCGAGATTGATCCCGCTTTAAGGCGCTACGTCTTGGGCGATACCGACAGCGAAGTTATTTTTCATCTGCTTCTCACTGAACTCAATCGCTTTGCAAAACCAACAAGTGTCGTAACCTTGGGTGATTGCATTAGACGCACCATCGATACCGTTCAACGTTTGTGGGAAGCGCCTGATTCGACATCAAAACTTTTATTGACAGTAATGATTACCAACGGCTCTAGCATGTTAGCTTATCGTTTCGGCAAAGAACTTCATTATTCGACCTACAAAACACGCTGCTCTGATCGCGACAGTTGCGCTTCTCTGTCTCCTGAATGTGAAGCTCCCAGCCTTTCTGGCCGAGTCAACCACATGATCATTTCCAGCGAGCCTCTGCTTGGCGAAAATGTTTGGCATGAACTGCCTGATCAGGAACTTATCGGTGTCGACGAGTCAATGATGTTGGTCGCGAAGCCAAGCCAGCAAAACAAGCTTCCTGTTTTGGCGTAGGGCAACATAAAACCCAAGAAAAAACGTTCTGAATTGACTGGACTGTTTCACATTGCACAGCACACCAAGGTCATGTCATAGTGCAGCCTGACTCGTATCAGACAGAGCATACGAGATCATCTGTAAGGAGCAGCATGAACTTGCG belongs to Myxococcales bacterium and includes:
- the thrC gene encoding threonine synthase, which translates into the protein MSYHAMFKCVAGCEGQYPLDEVIYRCPKCSELLQVQHDLEALKDQSAEEWKELFNKRHRTTEWPFGSGVWGKKEWVAPGVSDDHVVSLHEGGTNLFWASRYGKSLGLDDLWIKLCGNSHTGSFKDLGMTVLVSVVNQMIADGKPIRAIACASTGDTSAALAAYCAAAGIRSVVLLPKGKITTAQLVQPLANGSTVCALDTDFDGCMSIVQRLATEPGVYLANSMNSLRLEGQKTVAIEVVQQFDWQVPDWVIIPGGNLGNVSALGAGFDMMLNLGLITKRPRICVAQAQAANPLYLAYKKGWDSFEPMLAQNTEASAIRIGNPVSIRRAIRTLKSYNGVVEQASEQELASAAASADRTGTYACPHTGVALAALEKLVARKEIKQKDKVVVISTANGLKFSEFKVRYHESKIEGVTSTLANQPIDLPNDYDSVRGAVLGALDKS
- the smpB gene encoding SsrA-binding protein SmpB; translation: MAKQKKKESDKKADLLVCRNPKARKLYEIEEKLEAGLVLVGSEVKSLRNRRGDLEGSYAGFHGDELFLYKMHIAPYEQATAFGHEPTRVRKLLLHRRELEKLHTRLTIRGYTLVPLSVYFKNGHAKVELGLGKGRAKRDKREEIKRDLDKKEARQVMQKHRR
- a CDS encoding ComF family protein — protein: MFWKNIKSFFAACLDLLAPRCCPGCDVEHPAGFDGFCEVCEPLLERLNSKQDKAPAINAALILYGGPLAEGIKSFKYKSRTDYAKALRSLLCEQVHTYQPLVDIVVPVPLHARRLRQRGYNQCALLARAVARSIKKPLRCGVLLRVRDTVPQVGLGGLARISNVQGAFRATNDVKGLRILLIDDVRSTGATLSESAGALRAQGAKKVYTLVLARGD
- a CDS encoding class II glutamine amidotransferase, giving the protein MCRLFGFRSVIPSQVHRSLLDAENALGRQSNAHPDGWGVAYYLQDTPHVTKSASRALGDALFHRLSGVVASETVVAHVRKATVGDISVLNCHPFQFGRWIFAHNGEIPGFAEQREKFLGEIDPALRRYVLGDTDSEVIFHLLLTELNRFAKPTSVVTLGDCIRRTIDTVQRLWEAPDSTSKLLLTVMITNGSSMLAYRFGKELHYSTYKTRCSDRDSCASLSPECEAPSLSGRVNHMIISSEPLLGENVWHELPDQELIGVDESMMLVAKPSQQNKLPVLA